The Listeria sp. PSOL-1 genome includes a region encoding these proteins:
- a CDS encoding putative heavy metal-binding protein, which produces MITTTSPNIEGKQIIEYKQIVFGEVITGVNFMKDIGAGLRNFFGGRSGGYENELIKAREDAIFEMEERAKKLGANAIIGVDIDYEVLGADNGMLMVTASGTAVIIEVLDY; this is translated from the coding sequence ATGATTACAACAACATCACCAAATATTGAAGGAAAACAAATCATCGAGTATAAACAAATCGTTTTTGGAGAAGTAATTACAGGTGTTAACTTCATGAAAGACATCGGAGCTGGTTTGCGGAATTTCTTCGGCGGACGCTCTGGCGGTTATGAGAATGAGCTAATAAAAGCTCGGGAAGACGCTATTTTTGAAATGGAAGAGCGCGCTAAAAAACTTGGTGCAAATGCAATTATTGGCGTGGATATAGATTATGAAGTGCTTGGTGCTGATAACGGCATGCTTATGGTTACTGCATCAGGAACAGCTGTAATTATTGAAGTTCTTGATTATTAA